A genome region from Geobacter pickeringii includes the following:
- a CDS encoding ASKHA domain-containing protein, whose translation MPLRSSEPLAVAVDLGTTTLAASLVILATGERLAAAGCLNPQREFGADVVSRLDAACRSDEAAHRMADLVRRELARLTDELLSNAAASPDSLRTIAVAGNPAMEHLLLGLPVRSLAFPPYRPLFTAGRRGPAADFGWDSSADVYLFPLPGGFVGGDTVAFLLGVHDPASLSAARLYLDLGTNGEIALAAGGRLLATSAAAGPAFEGGNLACGMAALPGAISRVTLGGERLAITTVGGRPATGICGSGVLDTISLLREQGVIDATGRLLPAAEIASSLGNRVTEVGGAPAFILHRDATRTVWLSQEDIRQVQLAKGAIRAGMEVLFERAGIRGDEVAEVLLTGSFGAVLDPRSLKNVGIFTEKMVQTSGFIREGALCGIERALRSPEGLTAADRLADGIRVIPLSGTPAFEKHFLEHINFPQTD comes from the coding sequence ATGCCGTTGAGATCGTCTGAGCCCCTCGCCGTCGCGGTCGATCTGGGGACCACGACCCTCGCCGCATCCCTTGTCATCCTCGCCACGGGGGAGCGCCTCGCCGCGGCCGGCTGCCTCAATCCCCAGCGGGAATTCGGCGCGGACGTCGTCTCCCGCCTCGATGCCGCCTGCCGCTCGGACGAGGCGGCGCACCGCATGGCCGATCTGGTCCGGCGGGAGTTGGCCCGCCTGACGGATGAACTGCTGTCGAACGCCGCTGCCTCGCCCGACTCCCTCCGCACCATTGCCGTCGCCGGCAACCCCGCCATGGAGCACCTCCTGCTCGGCCTGCCGGTGCGCTCCCTGGCGTTTCCCCCCTACCGTCCGCTCTTCACCGCCGGACGCCGCGGTCCGGCAGCGGATTTCGGGTGGGACTCCTCTGCCGACGTCTACCTCTTCCCCCTTCCCGGCGGATTCGTGGGGGGGGACACCGTCGCCTTTCTCCTCGGTGTCCATGATCCGGCTTCCCTTTCCGCCGCGCGCCTCTATCTCGACCTCGGGACTAACGGCGAGATCGCCCTGGCGGCCGGCGGCCGGCTCCTGGCCACCTCCGCCGCCGCCGGCCCCGCCTTCGAGGGGGGGAATCTCGCCTGCGGCATGGCGGCGCTCCCCGGCGCCATCAGCAGGGTGACCCTGGGGGGGGAGCGCCTTGCCATCACCACCGTCGGAGGGAGGCCGGCCACCGGCATCTGCGGCTCCGGGGTCCTCGACACCATCTCGCTGTTGCGGGAGCAGGGGGTGATCGACGCCACGGGGCGGCTCCTCCCGGCGGCGGAGATCGCGTCGAGCCTCGGCAACCGGGTGACGGAGGTGGGAGGGGCGCCGGCGTTCATCCTGCACCGGGACGCGACACGCACGGTCTGGCTCAGCCAGGAGGACATCCGCCAGGTGCAGCTCGCCAAGGGGGCGATCCGGGCCGGGATGGAGGTCCTTTTCGAGCGGGCCGGCATCCGCGGCGACGAGGTGGCGGAGGTGCTTCTGACCGGCTCCTTCGGTGCCGTCCTCGATCCGCGAAGCCTAAAAAACGTTGGAATTTTCACGGAAAAGATGGTACAAACGTCCGGCTTCATCCGGGAAGGGGCGCTGTGCGGTATCGAGAGAGCCCTTCGCTCACCGGAGGGGCTGACGGCGGCGGACCGTCTGGCTGACGGCATCCGCGTCATCCCGCTTTCCGGCACACCTGCCTTTGAGAAGCACTTTCTCGAACACATCAATTTTCCTCAGACAGACTGA